From a single Pyxicephalus adspersus chromosome 11, UCB_Pads_2.0, whole genome shotgun sequence genomic region:
- the SPSB1 gene encoding SPRY domain-containing SOCS box protein 1, translating into MGQKVTGGIKTVDMRDPTYRPLKQDLQGLDYCKPGRLDLLLDMPPVPYDVQLQHSWNNNDRSLNVFVKEDDKLVFHRHPVAQSTDAIRGKVGYTRGLHVWEITWVMRQRGTHAVVGVATADAPLHSVGYTTLIGSNCKSWGWDLGRNKLYHDGKNQPSRTYPAFLEPDETFIVPDSFLVVLDMDDGTLSFIVDGQYMGTAFRGLKGKKLYPVVSAVWGHCEIKMRYINGLDPEPLPLMDLCRRSVRLALGKERLDEIQELPLPASLKGYLLYH; encoded by the exons ATGGGTCAGAAGGTAACAGGAGGCATAAAGACGGTGGATATGAGGGACCCTACATACAGGCCGTTAAAGCAAGATCTCCAGGGTCTCGACTACTGTAAACCTGGTCGTTTGGACCTCTTATTGGATATGCCACCAGTACCTTATGATGTACAACTTCAGCACTCGTGGAATAATAACGATCGGTCACTCAATGTTTTTGTCAAAGAAGATGACAAACTTGTTTTTCACCGGCATCCGGTGGCACAAAGTACAGATGCCATTCGTGGCAAAGTTGGTTACACTCGGGGCCTACATGTGTGGGAGATAACGTGGGTCATGAGACAGAGAGGGACTCATGCCGTCGTCGGAGTAGCAACAGCAGACGCACCACTACATTCTGTAGGATATACCACATTAATTGGCAGCAATTGCAAATCCTGGGGCTGGGACTTGGGGAGGAACAAACTGTACCATGATGGTAAAAACCAACCAAGTAGAACATATCCTGCTTTTCTGGAGCCTGATGAAACCTTTATTGTGCCAGATTCATTCTTGGTGGTACTAGACATGGATGACGGTACACTGAGTTTCATTGTTGATGGACAGTACATGGGCACTGCTTTTAGAGGACTTAAGGGAAAGAAACTTTATCCTGTTGTCAGTGCAGTTTGGGGCCACTGTGAAATCAAGATGCGTTACATAAATGGACTTGACC ctgaaCCATTGCCTCTAATGGACTTGTGTCGGCGGTCCGTTCGCCTTGCATTGGGAAAAGAAAGACTTGACGAAATCCAAGAACTTCCACTGCCAGCATCTCTCAAAGGCTACCTACTTTATCACTGA